One genomic region from Rosa rugosa chromosome 1, drRosRugo1.1, whole genome shotgun sequence encodes:
- the LOC133724829 gene encoding probable transcription factor GLK1 produces MLILSPLREQHKDENRGGDQMESFSIGANVVDFSEFSGGNLLDSIDFDDLFIGIDSEMDVLPDLEMDSEMLAEFPVSAGEESDLNTSPVSVEKWEEDNKASTMTSTAEEREDDHHQKVDSSGSGTTEFKYSSSDNSTHGGCGGGEEIVSKRDESAGAVNNNTSSSPKETTDKARKSSSSSAQSKSAHGKRKVKVDWTPELHRRFVQAVEQLGVDKAVPSRILELMGIDCLTRHNIASHLQKYRSHRKHLLAREAEAASWTQRRQMYGSAAAAAAAGGGGVGVKRPSSEMGPWLAPPTMGFPPPMTPMHQHHHGHHPQFRPLHVWGHPTVDQSMMHMWPPKHLAPFPSPQPPPSWPPAPPPPPDNSYWHHHHQRVPANAVLTPGTPCFPRQMATTHTPPATRFPAPPVPGIPPQPGMYKLDPGGLGAPGQSGPHPLVDFQPSKESIDAAIGDALSKPWLPLPLGLKPPSTDSVMGELHRQGIPKVPPSCA; encoded by the exons ATGCTTATTTTATCGCCTTTGAGGGAGCAACACAAGGATGAAAACCGAGGAGGAGACCAGATGGAGAGTTTCTCAATCGGCGCCAACGTGGTGGACTTCTCGGAATTTTCCGGGGGGAACTTGCTTGACAGCATCGACTTTGATGACCTCTTCATTGGGATCGACTCCGAGATGGATGTGCTGCCCGATTTGGAGATGGACTCGGAGATGCTGGCTGAGTTTCCCGTCAGCGCCGGAGAAGAATCAGACTTGAATACATCGCCGGTATCAGTTGAAAAATGGGAGGAGGATAATAAAGCCAGCACCATGACCAGTACcgcagaagaaagagaagacgATCATCATCAGAAGGTGGATTCTTCTGGTTCGGGGACTACAGAATTCAAGTACTCGAGCTCCGATAATAGCACGCATGGAGGATGTGGAGGAGGAGAGGAAATTGTTAGTAAAAGAGATGAAAGCGCAGGAGCAGTCAATAATAATACTTCATCGTCCCCGAAAGAAACTACAGATAAAGCTCGGAAGTCATCATCATCCAGTGCACAATCCAAGAGTGCTCACGGGAAGCGGAAAGTTAAG GTGGATTGGACACCAGAACTGCACAGGAGGTTCGTGCAAGCAGTAGAGCAGCTAGGGGTGGATAAGGCAGTGCCTTCTAGGATTTTAGAGCTTATGGGAATAGATTGTCTCACTCGTCACAATATTGCAAGCCACCTTCAA AAATATAGATCGCATCGGAAACATTTGCTAGCCCGTGAAGCTGAGGCTGCAAGCTGGACCCAGAGGCGGCAGATGTACGGttcagctgctgctgctgctgctgcaggcGGTGGAGGAGTAGGCGTCAAGAGACCTTCGTCCGAAATGGGTCCTTGGCTTGCACCACCCACCATGGGTTTCCCTCCTCCCATGACACCCATGCACCAGCACCACCATGGCCATCACCCCCAGTTTAGACCTTTACACGTATGGGGTCATCCGACAGTTGACCAATCCATGATGCACATGTGGCCCCCTAAGCACCTTGCTCCCTTCCCATCCCCACAACCACCGCCTTCTTGGCCTCCagctcctccaccaccaccggACAATTCATATTGGCACCATCACCACCAGCGT GTTCCTGCTAATGCAGTACTAACCCCAGGAACGCCGTGCTTTCCGAGGCAAATGGCTACAACTCATACTCCTCCTGCCACG AGATTTCCCGCTCCACCTGTCCCAGGCATTCCACCGCAACCTGGCATGTACAAACTAGACCCCGGCGGGCTCGGTGCTCCTGGACAATCTGGACCCCATCCGCTTGTTGATTTTCAACCC TCAAAAGAGAGCATAGATGCAGCAATTGGAGATGCTTTATCGAAACCATGgctgcctcttcctcttggacTGAAACCTCCTTCCACTGATAGCGTTATGGGAGAACTACACCGACAGGGAATTCCCAAAGTACCGCCCTCCTGCGCTTGA